The Pseudomonas fragi DNA window ATCCGCGACTTCTGGGCCCAGGCCGAAGCCCAGCTGACCCCGCGCTCGGCGCCGGGGCGGCTCAAGCAGTGGCTGGCGATGCTGACCCGCAACTACCCTGAAGCGGTGGTGCTGTTCAATGCCATGCGCCGTGAAACCGACTGTGAGAAGGTCCGGCACCTGGTCAACAACCCGCCTGCCGATGCTGCCTGAAGCACCTGAAAAAATTTCAAAAAAAGCCCTTGAAATGATTTTGCCGGTCCCTATCTAAGGGGTACGCGATGCCGAAACCGGGTCGCGTAACAAAATCTCGCTGAAATCAGGAGGATGAAATTATGAGCAACGCTTTTTCAATGGCGCCACTGTTCCGTAATTCTGTCGGCTTTGACCGTTTTAGTGATCTGTTTGAAACCGCACTGCGCAACGATTCAAGCGGCGGCTACCCACCTTACAACGTTGAAAAACGCGGTGAAGACAGCTATCGCATCGTGGTTGCGGCAGCAGGCTTCCAGCAAGATGATCTGGACCTGCAAGTAGAGAAAGGCGTGCTGAGCGTGAGCGGCAGCAAACGCGAAAGCACCAGCGAAGAAGGCGTGACCTTCTTGCATCAAGGTATTGCACAGCGGGCATTCAAATTGTCCTTCCGTCTCGACGACCATATCGAGATCAAAGGCGCAAACCTGAGCAACGGTTTGCTGAGCATCGACCTGCAGCGGGTGGTGCCGGAAGAGGCAAAAGCCAAACGCATCCCGATCAATGGGGATTCGCAGCCTGCCCTGCAAAACTGATCTGAGCATGTGCCAGGCAAGAACCCCGTCCAGGTGACGGGGTTCTTTCTATCCGCAGTTTGTAACGAGCAGTACGCAGGCATTTGTCCCCGATCCTCTCCCCGGGGCAAGTGCCTGCATTTCACCTCACTCGCAATCCTTCACTTGCCCGCCTGACCTGCCGTCAGCTGGTTTTTTTGCAGGTTTTTTTCGGCTTTGTAGCGCAAGGCTACGTCGGGTACGCCGCCACTTTTGCCGGTTTCCACCCAGTTGCGAATCCGCCCGGCATCGGCGAAGTGAGTGTATTTGCCAAAGGCATCCAGAATCACCAGGGACACCGGGCGACCGCCCATTTCAGTGACCAGCACCAGGCAATGGCCAGCCTGGTTGGTAAAGCCGGTCTTGGTGATCTTGATATTCCATTTGTCTTTTCTGACCAGGTGATCGGTGTTGCTGAAACCCAGGCTGTAGTTGGGTTTGCGGAACGCCACGGTCTTTTCCTTGGTGGTGCTCAACTGGCTGAGCATCGGGTAGTGCCGCGCCGCGGCCAGCAGCTTGCTCAGGTCGCGGGCAGTGGACACGTTGTGGATCGACAGCCCGGTGGGCTCTACATAGTGGGTGCTCATCATGCCCAGGCTTTTGGCCTTGGCATTCATCGCCGCGATAAACGCCACATAACCGCCCGGATAATGGTGGGCCAGGCTGGCGGCTGCGCGGTTTTCCGAGGACATCAGGGTGATCAGCATCATTTCGTGACGCGACAGCTCACTGCCAATCTTCACCCGCGAAAACACCCCCTTCATCTCCGGCGTGTCGCTGATATTGACCGAAATGGACTCATCCATTGACTGCTTGGCATCCAGGACCACCATAGCGGTCATCAGTTTGGTGACGGAGGCAATGGGCACGATGGCGTCCGGGTTGCTGGCAAAAATCACTTTGTTGGTTTGCAGGTCCACCAGCAGCGCGCTGCCTGAGGCGATATGCAGTTTTGAGGTATCCCGTGGGGCCGAGGTGCTTTCAGCCGCTGCGGCGATTGAAGAGGCGCTGGTGCCTGCCAGAACTAAACACAGGCTTAATATGGAAAGATGAATTTTCACGCAGAATGACTCAAGAATGGTTGGGAAGTACCTGGCTGCAACGGCTGTTATACACATGACGTTACATTTAGTCAGTATGGATCAACGGCGGCAGAAATGCCTGATTTCGCTGGGGTTTATGAGAGAAAATCCGGCCAGGAGGTCTTCAGCGGTTTTTTCGCCCGCTGACGCCAGCCAGACGAGGGTTCGTGCCTGCACGAGCCTAGCAGGGCAAAGCTGTTGGCTGGCTGAACAGGCTGGTTAGGCATGGCGCTGCAATGGTGTAAAATGCCGGCCCTTGAAATTGACCGGCCGGCCTGATGACTCCTGAAGCGTTAACCACCCTGCACCAGCACTTATTGACTGCGCTGGGCACTGCCCCCGCCGAAACCCGGCGTTTGTTTCATGGGCGCGGTCGCTGCTGGCCAGGGCTTGAGCAGTTGACGGTGGACTGGTTGCAGGGCGTGGTGCAGGTGTCCCTGTTCAAGGAGCCTGAGGCCGCGCAACTGGCTGCCCTCAAGCAATTGCTGATGGCCCTTGCGCAATCCCCGCAGTGGCA harbors:
- a CDS encoding Hsp20 family protein, producing the protein MSNAFSMAPLFRNSVGFDRFSDLFETALRNDSSGGYPPYNVEKRGEDSYRIVVAAAGFQQDDLDLQVEKGVLSVSGSKRESTSEEGVTFLHQGIAQRAFKLSFRLDDHIEIKGANLSNGLLSIDLQRVVPEEAKAKRIPINGDSQPALQN
- the pbpG gene encoding D-alanyl-D-alanine endopeptidase produces the protein MKIHLSILSLCLVLAGTSASSIAAAAESTSAPRDTSKLHIASGSALLVDLQTNKVIFASNPDAIVPIASVTKLMTAMVVLDAKQSMDESISVNISDTPEMKGVFSRVKIGSELSRHEMMLITLMSSENRAAASLAHHYPGGYVAFIAAMNAKAKSLGMMSTHYVEPTGLSIHNVSTARDLSKLLAAARHYPMLSQLSTTKEKTVAFRKPNYSLGFSNTDHLVRKDKWNIKITKTGFTNQAGHCLVLVTEMGGRPVSLVILDAFGKYTHFADAGRIRNWVETGKSGGVPDVALRYKAEKNLQKNQLTAGQAGK